From Ailuropoda melanoleuca isolate Jingjing chromosome 8, ASM200744v2, whole genome shotgun sequence, a single genomic window includes:
- the LOC105236220 gene encoding uncharacterized protein LOC105236220 isoform X2, whose protein sequence is MTLRPGARRGRAGTRDAGLGDAAGGRQVAGALRDRAPGLPAARRPSPRGRSGRGGWARQPVAAVPPRKPTDAEPPGAAAGGPTAPAAAHKGGVFSYSTDEENGAQRVSRLPCAERQTAKRRLRPSPSLLTEGRDRQASVHEARCCGHGGADLSHCADLEPTVSRGARGLRGRTLQNCNKSRTKTSWAASG, encoded by the exons ATGACCCTGCGCCCTGGCGCGCGCCGAGGCCGAGCGGGGACGCGGGACGCTGGCCTGGGCGACGCCGCCGGGGGCCGCCAGGTGGCAGGCGCGCTCCGTGACCGCGCTCCCGGCCTCCCCGCAGCCCGTCGTCCCAGCCCGCGGGGTCGGTCCGGTCGGGGCGGGTGGGCGCGCCAGCCGGTCGCAGCCGTGCCGCCGAGGAAACCCACGGACGCCGAGCCTCCCGGAGCAGCCGCCGGCGGTCCCACTGCGCCCGCAGCGGCGCACAAAGGTGGCGTTTTTTCCTACTCTACGGATGAGGAAAACGGGGCTCAGAGAGTTAG CAGGCTTCCATGTGCCGAGAGGCAGACTGCGAAGAGGAGGTTACGGCCTTCACCAAGCCTGCTTActgaggggagggacagacaggCCTCTGTGCATGAGGCGCGATGCTGTGGACACGGCGGAGCAG ACCTTAGCCACTGTGCAGATCTGGAACCCACTGTCTCAAGAGGGGCCAGGGGTCTCAGAGGAAGAACCCTGCAAAACTGCAACAA ATCCCGGACGAAGACTAGCTGGGCCGCCTCAGGCTGA
- the LOC105236220 gene encoding uncharacterized protein LOC105236220 isoform X1, protein MTLRPGARRGRAGTRDAGLGDAAGGRQVAGALRDRAPGLPAARRPSPRGRSGRGGWARQPVAAVPPRKPTDAEPPGAAAGGPTAPAAAHKGGVFSYSTDEENGAQRVSRLPCAERQTAKRRLRPSPSLLTEGRDRQASVHEARCCGHGGAGRGRQASRKTREGNTWCDSSWRAGRDPPSQGDRTLRRKGDGACPSTCAASSPDRLGAEFCAEFCAGLPSFEPRGREPSAAERRVATRFLSIKSHGVSVTWAGGRLPDAVGHKPSQSLEVLPTPSLQQGPPQVCGLPVEPGPGLLSARLSFLHWTQRLWPFSGLSGTNLTVLSLSPLPTAPGR, encoded by the exons ATGACCCTGCGCCCTGGCGCGCGCCGAGGCCGAGCGGGGACGCGGGACGCTGGCCTGGGCGACGCCGCCGGGGGCCGCCAGGTGGCAGGCGCGCTCCGTGACCGCGCTCCCGGCCTCCCCGCAGCCCGTCGTCCCAGCCCGCGGGGTCGGTCCGGTCGGGGCGGGTGGGCGCGCCAGCCGGTCGCAGCCGTGCCGCCGAGGAAACCCACGGACGCCGAGCCTCCCGGAGCAGCCGCCGGCGGTCCCACTGCGCCCGCAGCGGCGCACAAAGGTGGCGTTTTTTCCTACTCTACGGATGAGGAAAACGGGGCTCAGAGAGTTAG CAGGCTTCCATGTGCCGAGAGGCAGACTGCGAAGAGGAGGTTACGGCCTTCACCAAGCCTGCTTActgaggggagggacagacaggCCTCTGTGCATGAGGCGCGATGCTGTGGACACGGCGGAGCAG GCAGAGGACGGCAGGCTTCGCGGAAAACCCGTGAGGGGAACACGTGGTGCGATAGTAGCTGGCGTGCAGGGCGGGACCCGCCTTCTCAGGGAGACCGCACCCTCCGCCGGAAAGGAGACGGTGCGTGCCCGTCCACGTGCGCCGCCTCCAGCCCGGACCGCCTTGGGGCCGAGTTTTGTGCCGAGTTTTGTGCCGGCCTCCCAAGCTTCGAGCCGCGtgg CAGGGAGCCCTCAGCTGCAGAGAGGAGAGTGGCTACTCGATTTCTCTCCATCAAGTCACACGGTGTGTCTGTGACTTGGGCAGGGGGCCGCCTGCCTGACGCCGTGGGACACAAGCCCTCCCAGAGCCTGGAAGTGctgcccaccccctctctccAGCAGGGCCCCCCGCAAGTGTGCGGCCTGCCTGTGGAGCCAGGGCCCGGGCTTCTGTCTGCCCGGCTGTCCTTCCTCCACTGGACTCAGAGGCTGTGGCCCTTTTCAGGTCTCTCAGGCACCAACCTGACagtcctgtccctctcccctctccccactgcccctggCAGGTAG
- the LOC105236220 gene encoding translation initiation factor IF-2-like isoform X3, which translates to MTLRPGARRGRAGTRDAGLGDAAGGRQVAGALRDRAPGLPAARRPSPRGRSGRGGWARQPVAAVPPRKPTDAEPPGAAAGGPTAPAAAHKGGVFSYSTDEENGAQRVSRLPCAERQTAKRRLRPSPSLLTEGRDRQASVHEARCCGHGGADPGRRLAGPPQAEPRRSPARSGCARHGIIARAD; encoded by the exons ATGACCCTGCGCCCTGGCGCGCGCCGAGGCCGAGCGGGGACGCGGGACGCTGGCCTGGGCGACGCCGCCGGGGGCCGCCAGGTGGCAGGCGCGCTCCGTGACCGCGCTCCCGGCCTCCCCGCAGCCCGTCGTCCCAGCCCGCGGGGTCGGTCCGGTCGGGGCGGGTGGGCGCGCCAGCCGGTCGCAGCCGTGCCGCCGAGGAAACCCACGGACGCCGAGCCTCCCGGAGCAGCCGCCGGCGGTCCCACTGCGCCCGCAGCGGCGCACAAAGGTGGCGTTTTTTCCTACTCTACGGATGAGGAAAACGGGGCTCAGAGAGTTAG CAGGCTTCCATGTGCCGAGAGGCAGACTGCGAAGAGGAGGTTACGGCCTTCACCAAGCCTGCTTActgaggggagggacagacaggCCTCTGTGCATGAGGCGCGATGCTGTGGACACGGCGGAGCAG ATCCCGGACGAAGACTAGCTGGGCCGCCTCAGGCTGAACCAAGGAGGAGCCCCGCTCGCAGTGGCTGTGCCAGACATGGGATCATTGCTAGAGCAGATTAA